From the Lactuca sativa cultivar Salinas chromosome 9, Lsat_Salinas_v11, whole genome shotgun sequence genome, the window GGAACCACCCGATCCAGAAGGGAAATTGTGGGTTAGTACGACCATTTTTGTGACCTCATCCCCTGTCGCCTCATTGTCCTCTACAAGACCATCGTCCACCACAACGTTGGTTGCCATGGGACTGTCCGTGGCCAGTAAAGGTGTATTGGGAGTCTTGCTTGttacgaaaaaaaaaaatcaaggtgGAGGCTTGATTTTGCTTTATTAAAGCTAGGAAGAGGGTCTGTCTGTTGAATGATGGTGGCAACCATGTAATACTCGCCCTTAGTGAGTCTTGAGACAAGTTTAAGCACCATTTTTATTTCTGATATGGGATTGACCACATTCTTGAGTTGATCGGCAAGTTTGTTGAGGCATGCACAGTAATCAGTGATGTTGGAGAAAGCCAAAAGATATTTTTTGTTGAATTTCTCCTTGAGATAAACGGATCTAGTGGTGCGGTtgtcttggatgatttcttgcaGATGTTTCAAAAGACCAAGGGTAGTAGCACCAGGTTTCATGATGGTGTGGGCGAGTTCTGGGGATATGGTGTTATAAATCCGTTGTTTCACTAGGGCATCGAGACGGGTCCATGTAGTATTGTCAATATTAGTTGGCTTTGGCAATTTCTTGTCATTGTGATATTTGACATTGTAGACACATATGTGAATGTGAAAGAAATCCACATGTATCGCATAGTGATCATCATCTTGTTTAATAATGATAGCGATGCTGTTCTTTATATTGGTAACAGTGAACGCCAGGTGGAAGGTGGATTTGGCAGAAGGTTCGCCTTCAGTAACAACCATGATGTTGCATGGATCtgaatgaagaaggagaagagatgTGACGGCTAGGGTTAGCAACAAGGAACTGGTTACCGTAAAGTTTCGTATTGCCTGATGAATCCCCTCTTATTAACCACTCATCAAATAACTACAATATCAATCCTAAATATAAGGAAAATAGTTTACAACAATAAATAATATACTATAATATGGAAAATATATTGTTTAAGATTTGGTGTTTAtctttattaaaaaaatgaaGCAAATGGTCAGGGTGTGTGTAGGAAGAATGATGGTTGCAAGTGTGTTTTGATGAAGGGAATGTAATCATGTTATGTTGATGGACGTATAGGTTCGGTGTTGGTAGTGATCTAAGGTGGAGATGTTGATGGTAGCCACATATGGTGGTGGGTAATTTGTAGTCGGGTGGAAGGGTGAAATAAGAAATAGTGAATGACGAGCTCCTCGCCAGTTGGGTGAAATCGAAAATCGGGAGGCATATAGTAACAACCATAAAAACgtaagccaatttaaaactttttaaaacatttataagccaatagttattacaaatttgttttcaaaatagttccatatcatagtatcccagaaacaaagtcataaaatgtgaggagttgtacgatcatgcctttgccttcctgcaatcatctgaggtacctgaaaccaaaactgaaactgtaagcccaaagcttagtgagtttccccaaaatacccatatacacaacaatacacatataatcacgaacaacatactatgggtcagtcaaccatcgggttggaataccacagGCCCTCAACCTTctagttggaatgccaacatactatgggtccaatcatcatcgggatggaataccccaggcccacaaccaacaggttggaatgccaacatactacga encodes:
- the LOC111882846 gene encoding uncharacterized protein LOC111882846: MVVTEGEPSAKSTFHLAFTVTNIKNSIAIIIKQDDDHYAIHVDFFHIHICVYNVKYHNDKKLPKPTNIDNTTWTRLDALVKQRIYNTISPELAHTIMKPGATTLGLLKHLQEIIQDNRTTRSVYLKEKFNKKYLLAFSNITDYCACLNKLADQLKNVVNPISEIKMVLKLVSRLTKGEYYMVATIIQQTDPLPSFNKAKSSLHLDFFFS